In Aspergillus oryzae RIB40 DNA, chromosome 6, one genomic interval encodes:
- a CDS encoding Clr5 domain-containing protein (predicted protein), whose protein sequence is MVYDWDGKRDICYQMYIKDKKALEEIMEYMKDVYQFAPSKRAFQTQFKRWGFPSKQNPAHKNLELVARVKQLWERNTSQRDMLRILNEEGFEIKERELMRVRAKNRWLLRVPNGMKSQSNMQTSAQPPEDEGLLALQQEVYKNEGPFNDTETLLTDTASPRPPSPGLSPEVLAKRKERLERLKAESAERWATRKRRRRTRGWAGLPADPPGPPRFPSETTIDESKKHLNLDNVMYRQIRDQFQRICEDAGFIKKTVAGPEKWQEAKNKLIQESQHLQHVFWEDPNQLDAKALALDVVCTDVTKRMRTLERRMTIAEAKNALGVNPEESRQIRNAFYNTLKADHFTSKLEAGDEHWTKLKEQWIQSSELLQQILAPGPTDTEHTTKLKALEVLCRDVMKRLRDDQTKRDPAPKHSNSQEHTQSPDFGSSHISSAFGGSITNGISTLASQALASAPVASSDLGDLQIDPSLLQAANDPSFATANHQDSGHTFGYVDPLLEPSAMQIPVYLRIHAQSSLHGDAKPWIEKLTTRSVAELRQLVNTRYPETFITRIEGTDRDENGHEIYFLIDEDREFDAYLTHMQGRKASFLFSLEQV, encoded by the exons ATGGTATATGATTGGGATGGAAAGCGGGACATCTGCTATCAGATGTAtatcaaagacaaaaaggCCTTGGAGGAAATTATGGAATATATGAAAGATGTATATCAATTCGCACCCAG TAAACGTGCATTTCAAACACAATTCAAGCGATGGGGCTTCCCTTCAAAGCAAAATCCAGCGCACAAGAACCTAGAACTCGTTGCACGCGTCAAGCAGCTTTGGGAGCGGAATACTAGCCAACGAGACATGCTCCGAATATTGAATGAAGAAGGTTTTGAGATCAAAGAAAGGGAGCTCATGCGGGTACGTGCTAAAAATCGCTGGTTACTCCGCGTTCCCAATGGGATGAAATCACAGTCAAACATGCAAACATCCGCACAACCGCCAGAGGATGAAGGCTTGCTTGCATTGCAGCAAGAAGTTTACAAGAATGAGGGCCCATTCAATGACACCGAGACTCTCCTTACTGACACAGCAAGCCCACGCCCCCCGTCGCCTGGCTTATCGCCAGAAGTTCTTGCCAAACGCAAGGAGCGACTAGAACGATTGAAAGCAGAAAGTGCAGAACGCTGGGCTACCAGAAAGCGCCGGCGCCGTACTCGAGGATGGGCAGGGCTGCCAGCCGATCCCCCGGGACCCCCACGCTTTCCCTCGGAAACGACTATTGATGAGAGTAAAAAGCACTTGAACCTAGATAACGTCATGTATCGCCAAATCAGGGATCAGTTCCAGAGAATCTGCGAGGATGCAGGCTTCATCAAGAAAACAGTTGCCGGACCCGAAAAATGGCAGGAAGCTAAAAACAAATTGATACAAGAATCgcaacatcttcaacatgTATTCTGGGAGGATCCTAATCAACTTGATGCAAAGGCCCTTGCTCTTGATGTTGTCTGCACAGATGTCACTAAGAGGATGCGAACCTTGGAGAGGCGAATGACCATTGCGGAAGCTAAAAACGCCCTTGGCGTCAATCCAGAGGAAAGTCGCCAAATACGGAATGCGTTTTACAATACACTGAAAGCGGATCATTTCACAAGCAAGCTAGAGGCTGGTGATGAACACTGGACGAAATTGAAGGAGCAGTGGATTCAAAGCTCTGAGCTGCTCCAACAAATCTTGGCTCCTGGGCCAACGGATACAGAACACACTACCAAATTAAAAGCTCTAGAGGTTCTTTGTCGTGATGTCATGAAGCGACTTCGTGATGATCAAACTAAGAGGGACCCAGCCCCTAAACACTCTAATTCCCAGGAACATACTCAAAGTCCTGACTTTGGAAGCTCCCATATCAGCAGCGCCTTTGGTGGTAGTATAACTAACGGAATCAGCACACTTGCTTCACAGGCCCTTGCAAGTGCTCCAGTGGCTTCTAGCGATTTAGGTGACTTGCAGATAGACCCCTCACTCCTGCAGGCAGCTAATGACCCCTCGTTTGCCACAGCCAACCATCAGGACTCAGGGCATACCTTCGGATATGTGGACCCCTTGTTAGAGCCTTCTGCTATGCAGATTCCTGTGTATCTTCGCATTCACGCTCAAAGTTCATTGCATGGGGATGCGAAACCCTGGATTGAAAAGCTGACAACGCGATCTGTTGCTGAACTACGCCAACTAGTCAACACCAGATATCCGGAAACCTTCATTACAAGGATTGAGGGCACAGACAGAGATGAGAATGGACATGAAATATATTTCCTTATAGATGAGGACCGCGAATTTGACGCTTACTTGACTCACATGCAAGGGAGAAAGGCTTCGTTTCTGTTTAGCCTGGAACAAGTCTGA
- a CDS encoding WD repeat protein (WD40 repeat protein): MSGSDGSNPSMCLSKRSRASDAAQDKLIRTERERVKRRRTSRDKDEIKQSLRPPMSNPPKAKNDNHQAVRVANSSSLHSIDQNEIALLEPWSLSTPVAGQYTNIDPILTRDEGYLFVGLEAAVHVYSVATSRLFRTLQLKPNQSIIGYSLSSASQEYLYIVTSAGSVSKWDWLAGKQVSHWTIGRKIISASPSYYANKGKEDLALLILRDHKTGKREIVVAHLDEKNLHETVILETSARLDHIKCISDGQAVIAYSGQRVLIGYQSPGQNDPELMQYTWKEVALPVNISCVDIRCSTTSSRVEGQSVNSKKGPTSIDLALGSSDGSILIYHDILNLVGKEEHRRGEKTMTPRRLHWHRDLVNVVRWSIDGNYVISGGHESVMVLWQLDTGRKQFLPHLSSPICNIVVSSTGNSYAIKLADNSIIVLSARELQPFATITGLQSYSQINKPRVGVYLRPTPAAAILHPQYCDRLLIAVPASRQVTHEGHRPANSCVLQTYDIHSNNHISRQALARSNATTLKISPEGSQIAAPNVTHLGVSPDGKWMSTVDIWSPNPHDIEALDCNGTGMRSIAAGYQEIFLKFWKWSKSSDLWELVTRIDGPHFSMKGPVPVLDLASRPVSHEFATIGSNAVLRLWCPSSRQRSGLKMGHGEEQLETWKCRNTVDLKGYISGENFDSVSMASLAFSQDGSVLAVCLQSVHPGSPGIALLVDVQSCTVRYSRAGLYPGDPCVARFLGCHLVIASTQSVSVWDTVNDIVRTPDNLEVDYSHNDKAYRLLAVDPNTQTFAVTVQHLQSPTAPKKGRKHFVQVYDMQSLSLLGQLPLGRSPYALLPDSRSGDYIVLDVAADVQRLGCSKKTSQALPSQDLVDKVNSGLVGLLGNSVYGSRYRHPSQTLMDSLEAPPPQSKELAGIFNGSPFVLPSASVLFQDVVQALSEKLHGIPDCL, from the exons ATGTCGGGTTCTGACGGTTCTAACCCTTCGATGTGTCTCTCCAAAAGATCCCGAGCCAGCGATGCTGCGCAAGACAAATTGATTCGCACCGAGAGAGAGCGAGTCAAGCGACGTCGCACTTCCCGAGACAAGGATGAAATCAAGCAAAGCTTGCGGCCACCAATGTCCAATCCCCCAAAAGCTAAGAATGACAACCATCAGGCAGTACGTGTCGCAAATAGCTCGTCATTGCATAGCATCGACCAGAACGAGATTGCACTCCTTGAACCTTGGTCTTTATCTACGCCAGTTGCGGGACAGTATACCAACATAGACCCAATACTTACCCGCGATGAGGG GTACCTTTTTGTCGGGCTTGAGGCAGCCGTTCATGTTTATTCTGTCGCAACCTCTCGTCTCTTTCGGACACTACAGTTGAAGCCAAATCAGAGCATCATCGGATACAGTCTTTCCTCAGCCAGTCAGGAGTATCTTTACATAGTTACCTCGGCTGGTTCTGTTAGCAAGTGGGATTGGCTAGCTGGCAAACAAGTCTCACATTGGACCATTGGCCGCAAAATTATCTCAGCTAGCCCGTCCTATTATGCTAATAAAGGTAAAGAAGATCTTGCATTGCTGATTCTGCGAGATCACAAAACTGGGAAAAGGGAGATCGTTGTCGCTCACCTAGATGAGAAGAACCTCCACGAAACTGTCATCCTCGAAACAAGCGCTCGGCTTGACCATATAAAGTGCATCTCTGATGGCCAAGCTGTCATTGCATACAGCGGCCAGCGTGTACTCATTGGATACCAAAGTCCAGGCCAAAATGATCCGGAACTTATGCAATATACCTGGAAAGAGGTAGCTTTGCCTGTCAACATTAGTTGTGTCGATATTCGGTGTTCTACGACATCGTCTCGGGTTGAAGGACAAAGTGTGAATAGCAAGAAGGGTCCAACCAGCATTGACTTGGCCTTAGGCAGTTCGGATGGGTCTATCTTGATATATCACGACATTCTAAACCTTGTTGGTAAAGAAGAGCACCGCAGAGGCGAGAAGACCATGACTCCTAGACGGCTGCATTGGCACAGGGACCTTGTTAATGTAGTACGCTGGTCAATTGATG GTAATTATGTTATATCTGGAGGTCACGAATCTGTTATGGTGTTATGGCAATTGGATACAGGTCGGAAGCAATTTCTTCCACACCTTTCTTCCCCAATCTGCAACATAGTGGTCTCCTCAACTGGCAACTCGTATGCCATCAAGCTAGCTGATAACTCTATCATAGTTTTGTCGGCGAGAGAGCTACAACCTTTCGCTACTATAACTGGTCTGCAGTCGTACTCACAGATAAACAAACCTAGGGTAGGGGTATACCTACGACCCACACCAGCTGCAGCCATACTTCACCCACAATATTGTGATCGGCTCTTGATAGCCGTGCCAGCCTCACGTCAAGTCACCCATGAAGGTCACCGCCCGGCAAATTCCTGTGTCCTCCAGACATACGATATCCATTCCAATAATCATATATCTCGTCAGGCTCTCGCGCGCAGTAATGCGACAACTTTGAAAATCAGTCCGGAAGGTTCACAGATTGCAGCACCAAATGTCACTCACCTAGGTGTCTCTCCTGATGGGAAGTGGATGTCTACAGTTGATATATGGAGCCCCAACCCCCATGATATTGAGGCTCTTGATTGCAATGGGACTGGTATGCGCAGCATTGCCGCAGGCTATCAAGAGATATTTCTGAAGTTCTGGAAATGGAGCAAGTCGTCTGACTTGTGGGAACTGGTGACGCGTATTGACGGGCCCCATTTTTCAATGAAGGGCCCGGTTCCGGTCTTAGATCTTGCATCTCGGCCAGTTAGCCATGAATTTGCAACAATTGGAAGCAACGCGGTTTTACGCTTGTGGTGCCCAAGCAGTAGACAGCGCAGTGGATTGAAGATGGGGCATGGTGAAGAGCAGCTCGAGACTTGGAAATGTCGGAATACTGTCGATTTGAAAGGTTACATCAGCGGCGAAAACTTTGACAGTGTGAGCATGGCTTCCCTAGCATTTTCGCAAGATGGTTCTGTGCTTGCTGTATGCCTACAATCAGTGCACCCTGGGAGTCCTGGGATTgcccttcttgttgatgtccAAAGTTGTACTGTCCGTTACAGTAGAGCTGGGTTGTATCCAGGGGATCCATGTGTGGCAAGGTTCCTAGGGTGCCACCTTGTTATCGCCTCAACACAGTCTGTATCTGTTTGGGATACAGTTAATGATATAGTAAGGACACCGGACAACTTGGAAGTGGATTACTCCCATAATGATAAGGCATACCGGCTTTTAGCAGTGGATCCAAATACACAAACTTTCGCTGTCACTGTACAGCATCTACAAAGTCCTACTGCGCCCAAAAAAGGACGCAAGCACTTTGTTCAGGTGTATGATATGCAGTCATTATCCTTGCTTGGCCAGCTGCCTCTAGGGAGAAGCCCCTATGCCTTGCTGCCTGATTCACGATCAGGTGATTATATTGTGCTGGATGTGGCAGCAGATGTGCAAAGACTTGGTTGCAGCAAGAAGACGTCTCAGGCCCTCCCGTCCCAAGACTTGGTGGATAAGGTCAATTCTGGACTGGTAGGGTTACTTGGAAACAGTGTGTATGGTAGCAGATACCGGCATCCTTCACAAACACTTATGGACAGCTTGGAAGCACCACCTCCACAAAGCAAAGAACTGGCTGGGATCTTTAATGGTTCTCCATTTGTTTTACCTTCTGCTAGTGTTTTGTTCCAGGATGTTGTGCAAGCTCTCTCTG AGAAGCTCCACGGAATCCCAGACTGCCTGTAG